In Bacteroidales bacterium, a genomic segment contains:
- a CDS encoding SUMF1/EgtB/PvdO family nonheme iron enzyme translates to MSGNVEEWCWDVVKDSLYPGKFRYVRGGSWLSSNRVMFCFSGGGHSGLGRSSIGFRVVMNN, encoded by the coding sequence ATGAGTGGAAACGTAGAAGAGTGGTGCTGGGATGTTGTAAAAGACTCTCTTTACCCAGGTAAATTTCGTTATGTACGGGGCGGATCGTGGTTGAGTAGCAACAGAGTTATGTTTTGCTTTTCAGGCGGTGGTCACTCGGGCCTCGGCAGAAGTTCTATCGGCTTTCGTGTTGTAATGAATAATTAG